In one Echinicola marina genomic region, the following are encoded:
- a CDS encoding carbon starvation CstA family protein, with amino-acid sequence MTLPAILLLSGIILLGAYLLYGKYVFEKFNINDKNQTPSHQYKDGVDYVPSKPIVVLGHHFASIAGAGPIVGPIIAVTFGWIPAIIWILVGGIFFGAVHDLGSMIASMRNQGKSIGTIIKNNIGYKGKQLFMIFSFSTLILVIAVFADIIAKTFINNPGVASASILFIGLAVVFGTVNKFVADKKSLFIIISIIGVALMYYFVYLGMQIPFALNYELWLYILLAYAFIASVTPVSLLLQPRDYLNSFLLYGLIIFATIGIFYANPEIKMDTQVNITSENLGYLFPVLFVTIACGAISGFHSLVASGTTSKQIDKEGDAKVVGFGGMLIESFLAIISVAAVIILSREEYASSLSLKGPVTMFSDGLGSMMATLGIPEQMAVSFVALTVSAFALTTLDTCTRLARFTLQEYFEGAENPVGKQLSGNRYLSTGIVVVLSILLIRSGGFTTLWPIFGSANQLLAALALLAIAVWLININVNATFVLIPMFFMFTVTLTSLGIFAWKNFQEEAYVLSIIAAILFVLSIILIILAKKSLEQKPPIPEIGNSFK; translated from the coding sequence ATGACGCTACCCGCTATCCTATTGTTGTCAGGAATTATACTTTTAGGAGCATATTTACTTTATGGTAAATACGTGTTCGAGAAATTCAACATCAATGATAAAAACCAAACTCCTTCACATCAATATAAGGATGGGGTCGACTATGTCCCAAGTAAACCTATTGTTGTATTGGGTCACCATTTTGCTTCCATAGCAGGTGCGGGACCTATAGTAGGCCCTATCATTGCGGTAACTTTTGGATGGATTCCTGCTATCATTTGGATCTTGGTAGGCGGGATTTTTTTCGGGGCAGTCCATGATTTGGGAAGCATGATCGCTTCCATGAGAAACCAGGGCAAATCCATAGGGACCATTATCAAAAACAATATTGGCTATAAAGGCAAACAGCTGTTTATGATTTTTAGCTTTTCCACTTTGATTTTGGTCATAGCCGTATTCGCAGACATCATTGCCAAGACTTTTATCAACAACCCCGGAGTAGCTTCTGCCTCTATACTCTTTATAGGCCTTGCGGTGGTGTTTGGAACAGTTAACAAATTTGTCGCAGATAAAAAAAGCCTTTTTATCATTATATCTATTATCGGCGTGGCATTGATGTATTATTTTGTTTACCTCGGTATGCAAATCCCATTTGCCTTGAATTATGAACTGTGGCTCTATATTTTATTGGCCTATGCCTTCATTGCCTCGGTTACACCAGTTTCTCTATTGTTACAGCCCAGAGATTACCTTAATAGTTTCTTACTATATGGATTGATCATTTTTGCCACTATAGGTATATTCTATGCAAATCCAGAAATCAAAATGGATACCCAGGTAAATATCACTTCCGAAAATTTGGGCTATTTATTTCCAGTTCTGTTCGTCACGATTGCCTGTGGAGCTATAAGTGGTTTTCATTCCTTGGTGGCCTCTGGAACTACGTCCAAACAGATAGACAAAGAAGGAGATGCCAAAGTAGTTGGCTTTGGAGGAATGCTAATTGAATCATTTTTGGCTATCATTTCAGTGGCCGCAGTCATTATCCTCAGTAGAGAAGAATACGCCAGTAGTTTGAGTTTAAAAGGGCCTGTAACTATGTTCTCTGATGGTCTAGGATCCATGATGGCCACTTTAGGGATCCCCGAACAGATGGCTGTTAGTTTCGTAGCCCTTACAGTATCTGCTTTCGCCCTAACAACATTGGATACATGTACCCGCTTGGCAAGGTTCACCCTGCAGGAATATTTTGAGGGAGCAGAAAACCCTGTGGGAAAACAATTATCAGGGAACAGGTACTTGAGCACTGGCATAGTAGTTGTTTTGTCCATTTTACTGATTCGCTCAGGTGGTTTTACCACGTTATGGCCGATATTCGGTTCTGCTAATCAGCTCCTCGCGGCATTGGCCCTTTTGGCCATTGCAGTTTGGCTGATCAATATCAATGTCAACGCTACCTTTGTACTCATTCCCATGTTTTTCATGTTTACCGTTACACTGACTTCCTTAGGCATCTTTGCCTGGAAGAATTTCCAAGAAGAAGCTTATGTGCTATCCATTATTGCTGCCATTTTGTTTGTACTTTCTATAATTTTGATCATCCTGGCCAAAAAAAGTTTGGAACAAAAACCTCCCATTCCCGAAATAGGAAATTCTTTTAAATAG
- the murQ gene encoding N-acetylmuramic acid 6-phosphate etherase — MRTTESSSNYDNLESMSVEELIANINREDQTVPQAVQKVLPEIGKLIEQIVTKMKEGGRLFYIGAGTSGRLGILDASECPPTYGVSHDMVIGIIAGGDTAIRKAVENAEDDPVQAWQDLKANGINELDTVIGIAASGTTPYVIGGVKAARESGLLTGCITCNAGSPLAEAVEYPVEVVVGPEFVTGSTRMKAGTAQKLVLNMISTTVMIKLGKVKGNKMVNMQLSNEKLVERGTRMVMEATGLEAEPAKERLLKFGSVKAALEDWENSQP; from the coding sequence ATGAGAACGACCGAAAGTAGCTCCAACTATGATAATTTGGAGTCCATGAGTGTTGAAGAGTTGATAGCTAATATTAACAGGGAAGACCAAACTGTGCCCCAGGCGGTCCAAAAAGTCCTTCCTGAAATAGGAAAGCTAATAGAACAAATAGTGACCAAAATGAAAGAAGGGGGACGTTTGTTTTATATAGGAGCTGGTACCAGTGGGAGATTAGGTATCCTGGATGCATCCGAGTGTCCACCTACCTATGGAGTATCCCATGATATGGTAATAGGGATTATCGCTGGTGGGGATACAGCCATCCGTAAAGCAGTGGAAAATGCTGAGGATGATCCTGTTCAGGCTTGGCAGGACTTGAAGGCCAATGGTATCAATGAGCTGGACACGGTAATAGGTATTGCCGCTTCCGGAACTACACCCTATGTGATCGGTGGGGTCAAGGCAGCAAGGGAAAGTGGGTTGCTTACAGGGTGTATTACCTGTAATGCTGGATCTCCTTTGGCAGAGGCGGTGGAGTATCCTGTAGAGGTAGTGGTAGGTCCTGAGTTTGTAACCGGAAGCACTCGGATGAAGGCTGGAACGGCCCAAAAATTGGTGCTCAATATGATCTCTACTACTGTAATGATCAAATTGGGTAAGGTAAAGGGAAATAAAATGGTCAATATGCAATTGTCCAATGAGAAGCTGGTAGAAAGAGGAACCAGAATGGTAATGGAGGCCACTGGTTTGGAGGCAGAGCCAGCTAAAGAAAGACTGTTGAAATTTGGTTCGGTGAAAGCGGCTTTGGAGGATTGGGAAAATAGTCAACCATAA
- the nqrF gene encoding NADH:ubiquinone reductase (Na(+)-transporting) subunit F has product MSSVIITSIVAFTLIILLLVFILLFAQSKLVASGDVKIIINGDEANPVTTSAGSSLLATLGNQKIFLPSACGGGGTCAMCKCTVEEGGGEVLPTEVGHLSRSEQQSNVRLSCQVKVKQDMKIRIPEEIFGIKKWDCEVISNYNVSTFIKEFKVKLPEGEVLDFESGGYIQIDVPEITVNFKDIDITPHPELGHPADVYQSDWDKFGLWSLVMKNDEELFRAYSMANHPAEGNIVMLTIRIATPPWDRANNKWMDVNPGVCSSYVFSRKPGDKVTISGPYGEFHINPTQREMIYIGGGAGMAPLRSHIFHLFHTEKSDRKVSYWYGGRSKKELFYVPHFRDIEKDFPNFKFYIGLSEPLPEDNWKIKKSLDDAEGDGYVGFIHQVLYDNYLKDHPEPDEIEFYLCGPPLMNSAVLKLLDDMGVPKENIRFDDFGG; this is encoded by the coding sequence ATGAGTTCAGTAATTATTACATCAATTGTAGCATTTACCTTGATTATTTTGCTACTTGTTTTCATTCTGCTGTTTGCCCAGTCCAAGCTGGTTGCTTCAGGAGATGTGAAAATCATCATTAACGGAGATGAAGCCAATCCGGTGACTACTTCTGCCGGTTCTTCCCTTTTGGCTACTTTGGGTAACCAAAAAATCTTCTTGCCTTCTGCCTGTGGTGGAGGTGGTACATGTGCCATGTGTAAGTGTACTGTTGAAGAAGGTGGTGGAGAGGTGCTTCCTACTGAAGTGGGCCATCTTAGCCGTTCAGAGCAACAAAGCAACGTAAGGCTTTCTTGCCAGGTGAAAGTTAAACAGGATATGAAGATTCGCATCCCGGAAGAAATCTTCGGTATTAAGAAGTGGGATTGCGAAGTAATATCAAATTACAATGTGTCTACCTTTATCAAAGAATTCAAAGTGAAATTGCCAGAAGGTGAAGTTTTGGATTTCGAATCAGGTGGATATATCCAGATTGATGTTCCTGAGATTACTGTAAACTTCAAGGATATTGATATCACGCCACATCCTGAGTTGGGTCACCCTGCAGATGTGTACCAAAGTGATTGGGATAAATTTGGCCTTTGGAGCTTGGTGATGAAAAATGATGAGGAGCTATTTAGGGCTTACTCCATGGCTAACCACCCTGCTGAAGGTAATATTGTGATGTTGACCATTCGTATCGCTACTCCTCCATGGGATAGGGCGAATAATAAGTGGATGGACGTTAATCCTGGGGTATGTTCTTCTTACGTGTTCTCTCGTAAGCCAGGAGATAAAGTAACTATCTCAGGTCCTTATGGTGAATTCCATATCAACCCAACTCAAAGAGAAATGATCTATATCGGTGGTGGTGCCGGTATGGCTCCATTGAGGTCTCATATCTTCCACTTGTTCCACACAGAAAAATCAGACAGAAAAGTTTCTTATTGGTATGGTGGTCGTTCTAAGAAAGAATTGTTCTATGTTCCTCATTTCAGGGATATAGAAAAAGACTTCCCAAATTTTAAATTCTATATTGGTTTATCTGAACCACTTCCAGAAGATAATTGGAAAATCAAAAAGTCTTTGGACGATGCAGAAGGAGATGGATATGTAGGCTTTATTCACCAAGTGCTCTATGATAATTATCTGAAAGATCACCCAGAGCCAGATGAAATAGAATTTTACCTTTGTGGACCTCCATTGATGAACTCAGCAGTATTGAAGCTGTTGGATGATATGGGTGTTCCAAAAGAAAATATCAGATTTGACGACTTCGGTGGTTAA
- a CDS encoding cytochrome b5 domain-containing protein: protein MKSYTKQQLALRNGQDKPEIWVAYKGRIYDVSSSRLWRNGKHYEHWAGQDLTDELPDAPHTENVFDKFETIGQLV from the coding sequence ATGAAATCATATACCAAGCAGCAGTTGGCGCTGCGAAATGGACAGGACAAACCGGAGATTTGGGTGGCCTATAAAGGCCGTATTTATGATGTTAGCAGTTCCAGGTTGTGGAGAAATGGTAAACATTATGAGCATTGGGCAGGGCAGGACCTGACAGATGAGCTGCCTGACGCGCCTCATACTGAAAATGTATTTGATAAATTTGAGACTATTGGTCAGTTAGTTTAA
- a CDS encoding mechanosensitive ion channel family protein codes for MNDKIVFVSISIGLLLCAHLIIWLSFASLLKKFYKPQSESGKKAVQGLSNSLKWGLFFLLFPLLEPRFSPEDWSYISQFKIFQVLFYFNFAWVLIALTTVMKYYFLEHHSFSKSDNLKERRMHTQVSFIQKIIVVLVVLVAFSLVMMTFEAARKAGQGILASAGVAGIIIGLAAQKSIANLLAGFQIAFTQPIRIDDVVVVEGEWGKIEEINLTYVVVCIWDQRRLVLPIYYFLEKPFQNWTRTTADIWGTVFLYVDHTIPVQNLKNKLKEILDSTDLWDGKVQVLQVTEMKSTELELRCLMSARDSPSAFDLRCLVREQMVQYIQDEYPESLPKTRILMDKLEEAASMRNGHPE; via the coding sequence ATGAATGACAAGATTGTATTTGTTTCTATTTCAATAGGGCTGCTCTTGTGTGCCCATTTGATAATCTGGTTGTCTTTTGCCTCTTTGTTGAAGAAGTTTTATAAACCCCAGTCAGAATCAGGTAAAAAGGCGGTCCAAGGTTTGTCCAATTCCCTAAAGTGGGGGCTCTTTTTTTTGCTTTTTCCATTATTGGAGCCCCGGTTTTCTCCGGAAGATTGGAGCTATATCAGTCAATTTAAGATTTTTCAGGTGTTGTTTTATTTCAATTTTGCATGGGTGCTTATTGCGCTTACCACAGTGATGAAATATTATTTTTTAGAGCATCATTCATTTAGCAAATCAGACAATTTAAAGGAACGCAGGATGCATACCCAGGTTAGTTTTATCCAGAAAATCATAGTTGTACTTGTCGTCCTTGTAGCGTTTTCTTTGGTGATGATGACATTTGAGGCCGCTAGAAAGGCTGGACAGGGTATTTTAGCTTCTGCAGGAGTGGCAGGGATCATCATTGGTTTGGCAGCCCAAAAATCGATCGCCAACCTATTGGCGGGATTTCAAATTGCATTTACACAGCCTATTCGTATTGATGATGTAGTGGTGGTAGAAGGCGAATGGGGGAAGATTGAAGAAATTAATTTGACCTATGTGGTGGTTTGTATTTGGGATCAGCGGCGTTTGGTGTTGCCTATTTATTATTTTCTGGAGAAGCCTTTTCAAAATTGGACTAGGACTACGGCAGATATTTGGGGGACAGTATTTTTGTATGTAGATCATACTATCCCCGTCCAGAATTTGAAAAATAAGCTTAAAGAAATTTTGGATAGCACAGATTTGTGGGACGGAAAGGTTCAAGTACTCCAAGTTACTGAGATGAAGTCTACTGAGTTGGAGCTGAGGTGTTTGATGAGTGCTAGGGACAGCCCTTCTGCTTTTGACTTGCGCTGTTTGGTACGGGAACAGATGGTGCAGTATATTCAGGATGAATATCCGGAGTCTTTGCCTAAAACCCGGATTTTGATGGACAAATTGGAGGAGGCCGCATCAATGCGAAATGGCCACCCTGAATGA
- a CDS encoding formimidoylglutamase, with the protein MDLKILFDPIPDRIIQKPYAHNSFFKHIHYYGELFPDLNGIQIAIIGLEDARGCRDEDSFDEAANEVRLKLYSLKRGLSHYKIADLGNLRAGIDLKETYIRIQSVGEELMKRQILPIYIGGTHDLDYGQYLSYEGMKKLVSMLTVDAKIDMEDEGMPFEIHSQDIILHQPNFLFNYTQLAYQSFLTDRDLVNVMEKLYFDHVRLGQLRDNFKEIEPLIRNADLVSFDICAIQSADAPGASDAQPFGLTAEEACQICWFAGMNEKLSSLGLYGYQPCYDDQRFKTASVMATMVWYFIEGFYHRKDSLSFKSNDYTKYTVSLDSKPSVILFYKSNLSGKWWMEVPQTGKEKFERDTIIPCSYQDYQTAQRGEIPERWINAQLKLY; encoded by the coding sequence ATGGACCTTAAGATTTTATTTGACCCAATCCCAGATCGCATTATTCAAAAGCCCTATGCGCACAATTCATTTTTCAAACATATCCATTATTATGGGGAGCTTTTTCCAGATTTAAATGGTATTCAGATAGCCATAATAGGGTTGGAAGATGCGAGAGGCTGTAGGGATGAAGATAGTTTTGATGAAGCTGCAAATGAGGTGCGTCTAAAGCTTTATAGCCTTAAGCGTGGCCTATCACATTATAAAATAGCTGATCTTGGAAATTTAAGAGCGGGGATAGACCTAAAGGAAACATATATTAGGATTCAAAGTGTGGGGGAAGAGCTGATGAAAAGGCAGATACTTCCTATATACATTGGAGGAACCCATGATTTGGATTATGGCCAGTATCTTTCCTATGAGGGGATGAAAAAACTGGTGAGTATGCTTACTGTGGATGCCAAGATTGATATGGAAGATGAAGGGATGCCATTTGAGATACACTCACAAGATATTATTTTGCATCAGCCAAATTTCCTGTTTAATTATACCCAATTGGCTTACCAAAGTTTTTTGACTGATAGAGATTTGGTGAATGTCATGGAAAAATTGTATTTTGATCATGTTCGCTTAGGGCAGCTAAGGGATAATTTCAAGGAAATTGAGCCTTTGATCAGGAATGCTGATTTGGTGAGTTTTGATATTTGCGCCATTCAGTCTGCTGATGCTCCAGGGGCTTCGGATGCTCAACCCTTTGGTCTGACAGCAGAGGAAGCTTGTCAGATATGCTGGTTCGCCGGGATGAATGAAAAATTGAGTTCACTGGGGCTTTATGGTTATCAGCCTTGTTATGATGATCAACGCTTTAAAACTGCTTCAGTGATGGCGACCATGGTTTGGTATTTTATAGAAGGATTTTACCATAGGAAGGATAGTCTTTCTTTTAAGAGTAATGACTATACTAAATATACCGTTTCTTTGGATTCTAAACCTTCTGTAATATTATTCTATAAGAGTAATTTAAGTGGTAAATGGTGGATGGAAGTACCCCAAACTGGTAAAGAAAAGTTTGAAAGGGATACTATTATTCCTTGTAGTTACCAGGATTATCAAACCGCTCAACGTGGGGAAATTCCAGAGCGATGGATCAATGCTCAATTGAAATTGTATTGA
- a CDS encoding N-acetylglucosamine kinase, translated as MILIADSGSSKTDWRGIDHEGNISQFRGVGFNPYYQTAVEMAAELEDEFLLKLKEEVEYIYYYGAGCTSDQNKSMVSHALQNIFEKAVITVDHDLMAAARATCGHEAGIACILGTGSNSGDYDGEFIVDSRPSPGFILGDEGGGAYVGKRFLMDFIHDELPREIREKSLEHFDLTIQGILESVYQKPFPGRYMASFCRFLTENIRDPYCYLLYYNSFQDFLKKHVMKYRDFERKKVNFVGSVAFYNSDVLRKAAGDLGINVNLILESPIAGLTLYHKNEK; from the coding sequence ATGATATTAATTGCGGACAGTGGATCAAGTAAGACCGATTGGCGAGGGATTGACCATGAGGGTAATATTTCTCAATTCAGAGGGGTGGGATTTAATCCCTATTACCAAACTGCTGTGGAAATGGCTGCCGAGCTTGAAGATGAGTTTTTACTAAAACTGAAAGAAGAAGTAGAATACATCTATTATTATGGAGCAGGCTGCACCTCTGATCAAAATAAATCAATGGTTTCCCATGCCTTGCAAAATATTTTTGAGAAGGCGGTAATCACTGTTGATCATGACTTGATGGCTGCTGCTAGAGCTACCTGTGGTCATGAGGCTGGCATAGCTTGTATATTGGGAACGGGATCTAATAGTGGAGACTATGATGGGGAATTTATAGTTGATTCCAGGCCTTCTCCTGGTTTTATTTTGGGTGATGAAGGCGGGGGAGCCTATGTCGGTAAAAGATTCCTTATGGATTTTATACATGACGAATTGCCTAGAGAAATCAGAGAAAAATCTTTAGAGCACTTCGATTTAACGATACAGGGAATTCTGGAAAGTGTTTATCAAAAGCCATTTCCAGGAAGGTATATGGCTAGTTTTTGTCGTTTTTTGACTGAGAATATTCGTGATCCATATTGCTACCTTTTATACTATAATAGTTTTCAGGATTTTTTGAAAAAGCATGTAATGAAATATAGGGATTTCGAAAGAAAGAAAGTGAATTTCGTAGGTTCGGTAGCTTTTTATAATAGTGATGTGCTAAGAAAAGCAGCTGGAGATCTAGGGATAAACGTAAATTTAATTTTAGAAAGCCCTATTGCGGGCTTGACCTTATATCATAAGAACGAAAAATGA
- the accD gene encoding acetyl-CoA carboxylase, carboxyltransferase subunit beta: MAWFKRKDAGIKTSTKEKKDAPDGLWFKTPKGNIIHTRELKNNAFVCPDDDYHVKIGSKEYFEILFDDNKFQELDTEMTSGDPLNFVDSKPYTSRIEATINKTGLKDAVRSGVGKVNGQDIVIACMDFSFIGGSMGSVVGEKIARSIDHSLKHKIPFLMISKSGGARMMEAGFSLMQMAKTSAKLALLDEAKIPYISLVTDPTTGGVTASYAMLGDFNIAEPGALIGFAGPRVIRETIGKDLPKGFQSSEFVLEHGFLDFIVDRRQLKTRISTLLKLLSN, encoded by the coding sequence ATGGCTTGGTTTAAGAGAAAAGACGCAGGAATTAAAACTTCTACAAAAGAGAAGAAAGACGCCCCAGATGGGCTTTGGTTTAAGACACCAAAGGGAAATATCATTCACACACGCGAATTAAAGAACAATGCATTTGTGTGTCCTGATGATGATTACCATGTGAAAATCGGGTCGAAGGAATATTTCGAAATTTTATTTGATGATAATAAGTTTCAGGAGTTGGATACAGAAATGACCTCAGGTGATCCCTTGAATTTTGTGGATAGCAAACCCTATACTTCTAGAATCGAGGCGACCATCAACAAGACTGGCTTAAAAGATGCTGTTCGTTCAGGAGTAGGAAAGGTCAATGGCCAGGACATCGTGATTGCCTGTATGGATTTCAGTTTTATCGGTGGTTCTATGGGCTCAGTAGTAGGCGAAAAAATTGCCAGGTCAATTGATCATTCCCTCAAGCACAAAATCCCATTTTTGATGATTTCTAAATCCGGTGGGGCTAGAATGATGGAGGCCGGTTTTAGTTTGATGCAGATGGCAAAAACTTCTGCCAAGCTGGCTTTATTGGACGAAGCAAAAATCCCTTATATTTCTTTGGTGACAGATCCTACTACAGGTGGTGTAACGGCTTCCTATGCCATGTTGGGCGATTTTAATATTGCCGAACCGGGAGCTTTGATTGGCTTTGCAGGTCCAAGAGTGATTCGTGAAACAATCGGTAAAGATCTTCCAAAGGGATTCCAAAGTTCAGAATTTGTTTTGGAACACGGCTTCTTGGATTTTATCGTCGACAGAAGGCAGCTTAAAACAAGGATTTCTACTTTGCTTAAACTATTGAGCAATTAA